In Polaribacter sp. L3A8, a genomic segment contains:
- the bshA gene encoding N-acetyl-alpha-D-glucosaminyl L-malate synthase BshA, with product MKIGIVCYPTFGGSGVVATELGMALADKGHEVHFITYNQPVRLDFLTHNLHFHQVVIEEYPLFEYQPYELALSSKMVEVTRKHDLDVLHVHYAIPHAYAAYMAKQMLKEKGLDIRVVTTLHGTDITLVGSHPTYKTAVEFSINNSDVVTAVSNNLKETTNTLFNITKDIKVIYNFIDVNKYDNAHDTECNRIAIAKPHERILTHISNFRPVKRVEDVIKIFYEVQKEIPSKLLLVGEGPERINAENLVNKLKISKDVLFLGNSSEVAKVLCYSDVFLLPSQTESFGLAALEAMAARTPVISTNTGGLPEVNIHGVTGYLSNLGDVQDMAKNAISILKDDKTLEIFKNNAREHTKRFSLENILPVYEEIYKSCYKSKII from the coding sequence ATGAAAATAGGAATTGTTTGTTATCCAACATTTGGAGGAAGTGGAGTTGTAGCAACGGAATTAGGAATGGCATTGGCAGATAAAGGTCATGAAGTACACTTTATTACCTATAACCAGCCAGTTCGTTTAGATTTTTTAACGCATAATTTACATTTTCACCAAGTTGTTATCGAAGAATACCCTCTTTTTGAATATCAACCTTATGAGTTGGCATTGTCTAGTAAAATGGTAGAAGTTACAAGAAAACACGACTTAGACGTTTTACATGTACATTATGCAATACCACATGCCTATGCAGCATATATGGCAAAGCAAATGTTAAAAGAAAAAGGTTTAGATATTAGAGTTGTAACTACTTTGCATGGAACCGATATTACTTTAGTAGGTAGTCATCCTACCTATAAAACGGCGGTAGAATTTAGTATTAATAATTCTGATGTAGTAACTGCAGTTTCTAACAACTTAAAAGAAACTACTAATACGTTATTTAATATCACTAAAGATATAAAAGTCATTTACAATTTTATTGATGTTAATAAATATGATAATGCACATGATACAGAATGCAATAGAATAGCAATTGCAAAACCACATGAACGCATTTTAACACATATTAGTAATTTTAGACCTGTAAAAAGAGTAGAAGATGTCATCAAGATTTTTTATGAAGTTCAGAAAGAAATTCCTTCAAAATTATTATTAGTTGGTGAAGGACCAGAAAGAATAAATGCAGAAAATTTAGTGAATAAATTAAAAATTTCTAAGGACGTACTTTTTTTAGGTAATAGTTCTGAGGTGGCTAAGGTTTTGTGTTATTCCGACGTTTTTTTATTACCATCTCAAACAGAAAGTTTTGGTTTGGCTGCTTTAGAAGCTATGGCAGCAAGAACACCTGTAATATCTACAAATACAGGAGGTTTACCAGAAGTTAATATACATGGAGTAACTGGTTATTTAAGTAATTTAGGTGATGTTCAAGACATGGCAAAAAATGCCATTTCTATTTTAAAAGATGATAAAACTTTAGAAATTTTTAAAAATAATGCCAGAGAACATACGAAAAGGTTTTCATTAGAAAATATTTTACCAGTTTATGAAGAAATTTATAAATCTTGTTATAAAAGTAAAATCATATAA
- a CDS encoding transketolase has translation MPKTQQLQDFTQQVRRDILRMVHKVNSGHPGGSLGCAEFITCLYQEVMDYSTEFTMDGNNEDLFFLSNGHISPVFYSVLAHSGFFPVEELATFRLLDSRLQGHPTTHEGLPGVRIASGSLGQGMSVGLGAAQAKKLNGDDKIVYTLHGDGELQEGQNWEAIMYASAKKVDNLIATIDLNGKQIDGSTDQVLPMGSIRAKFEAFGWDVLDVVKGNDITAILAGLAEAKALTGKGKPVCILLHTEMGNGVDFMMHTHAWHGKAPSDEQLENALAQNPATLGDY, from the coding sequence ATGCCAAAGACACAACAATTACAAGATTTTACGCAACAAGTTCGTAGAGATATATTACGTATGGTACACAAAGTAAATTCTGGTCACCCAGGAGGTTCTTTAGGATGTGCAGAATTTATTACTTGCTTATATCAAGAAGTAATGGACTATTCTACAGAATTTACAATGGATGGAAATAATGAAGATTTATTTTTCCTTTCTAACGGACATATTTCTCCAGTATTTTATAGTGTTTTGGCGCATAGTGGCTTTTTTCCTGTAGAAGAATTAGCAACTTTTAGATTGTTAGATTCTCGTTTACAAGGGCACCCAACAACTCATGAAGGTTTACCTGGTGTTAGAATTGCTTCTGGTTCTTTAGGTCAAGGAATGTCTGTTGGATTAGGTGCTGCACAAGCAAAAAAATTAAATGGAGACGATAAAATAGTATATACTTTACATGGTGATGGTGAATTGCAAGAAGGGCAAAACTGGGAAGCAATTATGTATGCATCAGCAAAAAAAGTAGATAACTTAATTGCTACGATAGATTTAAACGGAAAACAAATTGATGGTTCTACTGACCAAGTTTTACCAATGGGAAGCATTAGAGCAAAATTTGAAGCTTTTGGATGGGACGTTTTAGATGTTGTAAAAGGAAATGATATTACTGCAATATTAGCAGGTTTAGCAGAAGCAAAAGCTTTAACAGGAAAAGGAAAACCAGTTTGTATTTTATTACATACAGAAATGGGGAATGGTGTAGATTTTATGATGCACACACATGCATGGCATGGTAAAGCACCAAGTGATGAGCAGTTAGAAAATGCATTGGCTCAAAACCCAGCAACTTTAGGAGATTACTAA
- a CDS encoding helix-turn-helix domain-containing protein, producing MKYFPTIITVFLIIYSINTCSQTQDSINSLNFEELTEKYYEYKFTDSLKAKRIIKIFLKKSKKQKDTIKTIQGYNFLSDIFNDDNIYLNHLDSLIEKTKKKPNKLFPAYLYSRKGRYYLYNSKINKSLKNYISAIKLTNIYRNDSLKYIFKQKIGILKYRNKNFNESKKINLETYNFYKKKPQFINLHEYYNLLSNISANYLKEKKYDSAIYFNNKSSKYALKNNFLFFIPFFKYRKGKIELDQKKYLLAINSFKESIPGIIDDENYYILSESYNYIAESYSKLGNLDAALKYNFLIDSLYSKTKITQKSQRNAYQFLINHYKEKKDLKNQLKYIEKFLKIDSILNSREKNLSKTFSEKYDKKRLIAEKEKIIYKLKNDISTFQKSKNYFLVILFIVIILFLYQYNKRKIQKKSFDKIITDLKNKKTTILNEGESKIESNNISKEIINDILSKLHSFEKSKGYTNSDITLSKLAKELNTNSNYLSKIINQNKGVNFSTYINKLRINYTLLLLEENEVIRKYTIAAIANEVGFKNAESFSKAFFKETKLKPSFYIKELENQKVA from the coding sequence TTGAAATATTTCCCTACTATAATTACTGTTTTTCTAATAATTTATTCAATTAATACCTGTAGTCAAACACAAGATTCTATAAACAGCCTCAATTTTGAGGAATTAACAGAAAAGTATTATGAATATAAATTTACAGATTCTTTAAAGGCGAAAAGAATAATAAAAATATTTTTAAAAAAGAGTAAAAAGCAAAAAGATACTATTAAAACTATTCAAGGATACAATTTTTTAAGTGACATTTTTAATGATGATAACATCTACTTAAATCATTTAGATAGTTTAATTGAAAAGACAAAAAAGAAACCCAATAAATTGTTCCCTGCATATTTATACTCTAGAAAAGGTCGTTATTATCTATATAATTCTAAAATAAATAAATCTTTAAAAAACTATATTTCAGCAATAAAACTCACTAATATATATAGAAATGATAGTCTAAAATATATTTTTAAGCAAAAAATTGGTATTTTAAAATATAGAAATAAAAACTTTAATGAATCTAAGAAGATAAATTTAGAGACTTATAATTTTTATAAAAAGAAACCGCAATTTATTAACCTTCATGAATATTATAATCTTTTATCTAATATTTCCGCAAATTATTTAAAAGAAAAGAAATATGATTCTGCTATTTATTTTAATAATAAATCATCTAAATATGCTTTAAAAAATAACTTTTTATTCTTTATACCTTTTTTTAAATACAGAAAAGGTAAAATAGAATTAGATCAAAAAAAATACCTACTAGCTATTAATAGTTTTAAAGAATCAATACCAGGTATTATAGATGATGAAAATTATTATATTTTATCTGAATCGTACAATTACATTGCCGAATCTTATTCTAAATTAGGAAATCTTGATGCAGCATTAAAATATAATTTCTTAATTGATTCTTTATACAGCAAAACTAAAATCACTCAAAAATCACAAAGAAATGCTTATCAGTTTTTAATAAATCATTATAAAGAAAAAAAAGATTTAAAAAACCAATTAAAATATATTGAAAAATTTTTAAAAATTGATAGTATTTTAAATTCTAGAGAAAAGAATCTTTCAAAAACTTTTTCTGAAAAATATGATAAAAAAAGATTAATTGCAGAAAAAGAGAAAATTATTTACAAATTAAAAAATGATATATCGACATTTCAAAAAAGTAAAAACTATTTCTTAGTAATATTATTTATTGTAATTATTTTATTTTTATACCAATATAATAAGAGAAAAATTCAAAAAAAGAGTTTTGATAAAATTATAACTGATTTAAAAAACAAGAAGACTACAATATTAAATGAAGGTGAAAGTAAAATTGAAAGTAATAATATATCCAAAGAGATTATAAATGATATTTTAAGTAAATTACATTCTTTTGAAAAAAGTAAAGGGTATACAAATTCTGATATTACTTTAAGTAAACTTGCCAAAGAATTAAATACTAATTCTAATTACTTATCAAAAATAATAAATCAAAATAAAGGTGTAAATTTTTCTACTTATATAAATAAATTAAGAATAAATTATACACTCTTATTATTAGAAGAAAATGAAGTAATTAGAAAATACACAATTGCTGCTATTGCTAATGAAGTAGGCTTTAAAAATGCTGAGTCTTTTTCTAAAGCTTTTTTTAAAGAAACCAAGTTAAAACCTTCTTTTTATATAAAAGAATTAGAAAACCAAAAAGTAGCTTAA
- a CDS encoding asparagine synthetase B, producing MSYDNQKNHLKAYGIVYFSLEAGLKSKWLLNYDGGAFLIENNKIVENECKIRGVSYQIISDAKAQLVLQEISSPSSNQDAVTLEKAPKIAVYSPKDKMPWDDAVTMVLTYAEIPFDVIYDKEVLADKLLLYEWLHLHHEDFTGQYGKFYGAFRSAPWYIEGKQRAEKQAKELGFTKVSEEKLAVAKKIRDYVIGGGFMFAMCSATDSFDIALSAEGVDIAESMFDGDASEPNYQSKINYNKTFAFKDYQLIKNPTTYEFSTIDMTSKRKIAKTSDYFSLGEFSAKWDPVPTMLTQNHTTLVKGFMGQTTSFDRNTVKSNVLVLGENKTNREARYIHGTIGKGMFTFYGGHDPEDYTHRVGDPKTELDLHPTSPGYRLILNNVLFPAAKKKKQKT from the coding sequence ATGAGTTATGATAATCAGAAAAACCATTTAAAAGCCTACGGAATTGTATACTTTTCATTAGAAGCGGGCTTAAAATCTAAATGGCTATTAAATTATGACGGAGGCGCTTTTTTAATAGAAAACAATAAAATTGTAGAGAATGAATGTAAAATACGAGGTGTTTCTTATCAAATAATATCTGATGCAAAAGCACAACTTGTATTACAAGAAATATCATCACCATCTTCTAATCAAGATGCAGTAACTTTAGAAAAAGCACCAAAAATTGCCGTGTATTCGCCAAAAGACAAAATGCCTTGGGATGATGCTGTAACCATGGTTTTAACGTATGCCGAAATTCCGTTTGATGTTATTTATGATAAAGAAGTCTTAGCAGATAAACTCCTTTTATATGAGTGGTTGCATTTACATCACGAAGATTTTACCGGACAGTATGGAAAGTTTTATGGAGCATTTAGAAGCGCTCCTTGGTATATAGAAGGTAAGCAAAGGGCCGAAAAACAAGCAAAAGAATTAGGTTTTACTAAAGTATCGGAAGAAAAATTAGCTGTAGCAAAAAAGATAAGAGATTACGTAATTGGCGGTGGTTTTATGTTTGCGATGTGTTCTGCAACCGATAGTTTTGATATTGCTTTATCGGCAGAAGGTGTAGATATTGCAGAATCTATGTTTGATGGAGATGCATCAGAACCTAATTATCAATCAAAAATTAATTACAATAAAACCTTTGCTTTTAAGGATTATCAATTGATTAAAAACCCAACTACTTATGAGTTTTCTACGATTGATATGACGAGTAAACGTAAAATTGCTAAAACATCAGACTATTTTTCTTTAGGAGAGTTTTCTGCAAAGTGGGATCCTGTACCAACAATGTTAACTCAAAATCATACTACTTTAGTAAAAGGTTTTATGGGACAAACCACTTCTTTTGATAGAAACACAGTTAAATCTAACGTATTGGTTTTAGGAGAAAACAAAACCAATAGAGAAGCTCGCTATATTCATGGTACCATAGGTAAAGGAATGTTTACTTTTTATGGAGGACATGATCCTGAAGATTATACACACAGAGTAGGAGATCCTAAAACAGAGTTAGATTTACACCCAACTTCACCTGGTTATCGCTTAATTTTGAACAACGTGTTGTTTCCTGCAGCAAAAAAAAAGAAGCAAAAAACTTAA
- the dnaB gene encoding replicative DNA helicase, whose product MEKTTPVAGKKIDKSRLVNLEKGKLPPQVLELEEAVLGAMMIDKKGIDDVIDVLSSDAFYDQKHQEIYAAIYELFQNSEPIDLLTVSNLLKKNGKLEFVGGDFFLIRLTQKVASSAHIEFHARIILQKFIQRRLISISSEIIENAYDESTDVFDLLDDAEAKLFEVTQGNLKKSSEDAGSLVKQALAKIQEIGNSEGMSGLETGFTKLDALTSGWQPSDLVIIAARPGMGKTAFVISMAKNMAIDFGHGVAVFSLEMSSVQLITRMISSETGLTSEKLRKGNLEAHEWEQLNVKVKKLSDAPIFIDDTPSLSVFDLRAKARRLVSQHNVRIIVIDYLQLMTAGGKSNGNREQEISMISRNLKALAKELEVPVIALSQLSRAVETRGGSKRPLLSDLRESGAIEQDADIVSFIFRPEYYGMTEWDDDEHTPCEGQGEFIVAKHRNGGLENIRLKFTGHLAKFSDLEEGFSSEFQSSMNADFPEDPFAGQGGVDPKDAFGSDVDDVPF is encoded by the coding sequence ATGGAAAAAACGACTCCTGTTGCAGGAAAAAAGATAGATAAATCAAGATTAGTTAATCTTGAAAAGGGCAAGCTTCCTCCACAGGTATTAGAGTTGGAAGAAGCTGTGTTGGGAGCAATGATGATTGATAAAAAAGGAATTGATGACGTAATTGACGTTTTAAGTTCTGATGCTTTTTACGATCAAAAACATCAAGAAATTTATGCGGCAATTTATGAATTGTTTCAAAATTCTGAACCTATAGATCTTTTAACAGTTTCTAACTTGTTAAAAAAGAATGGGAAATTAGAATTTGTTGGTGGCGATTTCTTTTTAATCCGTTTAACTCAAAAAGTAGCCTCTTCTGCACATATTGAGTTCCATGCAAGAATTATTCTTCAAAAATTTATTCAACGTAGATTAATTTCAATTTCTAGTGAAATTATAGAAAATGCGTATGATGAAAGTACCGATGTTTTCGATTTATTAGACGATGCAGAGGCAAAACTTTTTGAAGTTACCCAAGGGAATTTAAAAAAGAGTTCTGAAGATGCAGGTTCACTTGTAAAGCAAGCATTAGCGAAGATTCAAGAAATTGGTAATTCGGAAGGAATGTCTGGTTTAGAAACAGGTTTTACCAAATTAGATGCCTTAACTTCTGGTTGGCAACCGTCGGATTTAGTAATTATTGCTGCACGTCCTGGTATGGGAAAAACAGCATTTGTAATTTCGATGGCAAAAAATATGGCTATTGATTTTGGGCATGGAGTTGCAGTTTTTTCATTAGAGATGTCTTCTGTACAGTTAATTACGCGTATGATTTCTTCGGAAACAGGCTTAACATCAGAAAAACTAAGAAAAGGAAATTTAGAAGCACATGAGTGGGAACAGTTAAATGTAAAAGTTAAAAAACTTTCTGATGCACCTATTTTTATAGATGATACACCTTCTCTTTCTGTATTTGATTTACGTGCAAAAGCACGACGATTGGTATCACAACACAATGTTAGAATTATTGTAATTGATTATTTACAATTGATGACTGCCGGTGGAAAATCTAACGGAAACCGTGAACAAGAAATCTCTATGATTTCTAGAAACTTAAAAGCTTTAGCAAAAGAATTAGAAGTGCCAGTAATTGCACTGTCTCAATTATCTCGTGCGGTGGAAACACGTGGAGGATCTAAAAGACCTTTATTATCTGATTTACGTGAATCTGGAGCAATTGAGCAAGATGCAGATATTGTATCGTTTATTTTCCGTCCAGAATATTACGGAATGACAGAATGGGATGATGATGAACATACGCCATGTGAAGGACAAGGAGAATTTATTGTTGCAAAGCATAGAAATGGTGGGTTAGAAAATATTCGTTTAAAATTTACAGGTCACTTAGCAAAATTCTCTGATTTAGAAGAAGGTTTTAGTAGTGAATTTCAATCTTCTATGAATGCCGATTTCCCAGAAGATCCTTTTGCAGGTCAAGGTGGAGTAGACCCAAAAGATGCTTTTGGAAGTGATGTAGATGATGTTCCTTTTTAA
- a CDS encoding DUF3810 domain-containing protein — protein MKTNKKHILIAILLPVQILLMKWATVNPEFIEKYYSNGIYPPISSFLRIILGWIPFSVGDLLLAFGLFILIRSIYRLIKTRFKNFIPKIIHFTAFLSVIYFCFYLFWGLNYYREPLSKNLKYHQQKYTTAQLEKVTKHIIKNLNHYQFEITKNDSLKVENPYSQKEMYAIAVTGYDYLAKDFPQLKYQHKSVKSSLMSLLQTYNGTAGYLNPLTGEAQVNDRIPKTGYPTTTCHEMAHQIGFAAENEANFVGFLAANYNDDVYFKYASYRMAFGYCISELRKRDQTLSKELWKTVNKGISKDFNASYQFWQAYKNPFEPLVKKGYNAYLKANKQDKGVQSYNYVVDLFISYFETSSKI, from the coding sequence GTGAAAACAAATAAAAAACACATTCTTATCGCAATTCTTTTACCAGTTCAAATTCTGTTAATGAAATGGGCTACTGTAAATCCTGAATTTATAGAAAAATATTATTCAAACGGAATCTACCCTCCTATTTCATCTTTTTTAAGGATCATTTTAGGTTGGATTCCTTTTTCTGTTGGAGATTTGTTATTGGCTTTCGGCCTTTTTATCCTTATCCGTTCTATTTATCGATTGATTAAAACCAGATTTAAAAATTTTATTCCTAAAATTATACATTTTACAGCTTTTTTATCTGTTATCTATTTTTGTTTTTACCTTTTTTGGGGATTAAATTATTACCGTGAACCTTTGTCTAAAAACTTAAAGTATCATCAGCAAAAATATACTACAGCGCAACTAGAAAAAGTAACAAAACATATTATTAAAAACCTGAATCACTATCAATTTGAAATTACAAAAAATGATTCTCTAAAAGTCGAAAATCCGTATTCTCAAAAAGAAATGTATGCGATAGCCGTTACAGGTTATGATTATTTAGCTAAAGATTTTCCGCAATTAAAATATCAACATAAATCAGTAAAAAGTTCTTTAATGAGTTTATTGCAAACCTATAATGGAACCGCAGGATACTTGAATCCTTTAACCGGAGAAGCGCAAGTAAATGATAGAATTCCTAAAACAGGATATCCCACAACTACGTGTCATGAAATGGCACATCAAATTGGTTTTGCAGCAGAAAATGAAGCAAATTTTGTTGGTTTTTTAGCGGCTAATTATAATGATGATGTTTATTTTAAATACGCAAGCTATAGAATGGCTTTTGGTTATTGTATTTCCGAATTAAGAAAACGAGATCAAACTTTATCCAAAGAACTTTGGAAAACTGTAAACAAAGGAATTTCTAAAGATTTTAATGCGAGTTATCAGTTTTGGCAAGCCTATAAAAACCCTTTTGAACCTTTGGTAAAAAAAGGGTACAACGCTTACTTAAAAGCAAATAAACAAGACAAAGGTGTGCAATCTTATAATTATGTAGTAGATTTATTTATTAGTTATTTTGAAACTTCATCAAAAATCTAA
- a CDS encoding amidohydrolase family protein, translating to MRKLILFFSLFMAISMHSQEYFPTNTGVKSTFKKTVAFKNATIYITPQKIIKNGTLFIKEGKVLSVGKSVSIPKGTEIIDLEGKTIYPSFIDLYTSFGIEKSKKGPSSSRKEKPQYDATRSGFYWNDHIRPETKAANSFKFDDKKATEYLKAGFGVVNTHVQDGIVRGNGMLVALNPNSLDAYRILENRSVQYLSFSKSTLSKQAYPTSKMGAMALLRQMYLDAKWYADGDAKNKDQSLEALNANKSLLQVFDAGGWLDILRADKIGDEFNIQYTILGGGDEYERIDEIKKTNASLIIPINFQDAYDVSNPLIAKQIPLSDLRKWNQEPTNLSVLAENGIHFALTTHKLKKMEDFHKNLLKAIKYGLDKEKALEALTTMPAKLLGNTTIGNLNEGSSANFIITSGPIFDSKTIIYENWVQGHKNIVNDINSKDITGVYNVNVNGKFYSLTITGVGAKQMGVIKKGDEKLKSTFSYKNGWIHITFNDDGYTRLVGQIINVANVMQGTAYDEAGNESNWSASKTFKKTSKKAVLKKDNDDTLQVLPISYPNIGYGNFNLPKQETIVIKNATVWTSEDEGILENTDILIKDGKIAEIGKNLKYRNAKVIDATGKHVTAGIIDEHSHIATSAVNEAGHNSTAEVSIEDVVNPNDINIYRNLAGGVTSIQILHGSANPIGGRSAIIKLKWGENADGLIYKDSPKFIKFALGENVKQSNWGANNNIRFPQTRMGTEQVFIDYFQRAKEYDALKKSGKPYRKDIEMETLAEILNKERFISCHSYVQSEINMLMKVADKFNFNINTFTHILEGYKVADKMKEHGVGASTFSDWWAYKYEVLDAIPYNAAILANQGITVAINSDDREMSRRLNQEAAKTIKYGGMSELEAWKMVTINPAKLLHLDNRTGSLKIGKDGDVVLWSHNPLSIYAKAEKTIIDGTIYFDIEKDLEKRESIKSEKSKLLKMMLSEKMKGGKTVMPTKKRNQNFHCDTE from the coding sequence ATGAGAAAATTAATCTTATTTTTCTCCTTATTTATGGCTATTTCTATGCATTCGCAAGAGTATTTCCCAACAAATACAGGAGTAAAATCTACTTTTAAAAAAACAGTGGCTTTTAAAAATGCCACCATTTACATTACGCCACAAAAAATTATAAAAAATGGAACCTTATTTATAAAAGAAGGTAAAGTTTTATCTGTAGGTAAATCTGTATCTATACCCAAAGGAACAGAAATAATAGATTTAGAAGGAAAAACAATCTACCCTTCTTTTATAGATTTATATACTAGTTTTGGAATTGAAAAATCAAAAAAAGGTCCTTCTAGTAGCAGAAAAGAAAAACCGCAATATGATGCGACTAGATCCGGTTTTTATTGGAACGATCACATAAGGCCAGAAACCAAAGCTGCAAATTCATTTAAATTTGATGATAAAAAAGCAACAGAATATTTAAAAGCTGGTTTTGGCGTTGTAAATACACATGTACAAGACGGAATTGTTCGTGGAAACGGAATGTTAGTTGCCCTAAACCCGAACTCGTTAGATGCGTATAGAATTTTAGAAAACAGATCTGTTCAGTACTTATCATTTAGCAAAAGTACCTTGTCTAAACAGGCTTACCCTACTTCTAAAATGGGTGCGATGGCTTTATTACGTCAAATGTATTTGGATGCAAAATGGTATGCCGATGGCGATGCTAAAAATAAAGATCAATCTTTAGAGGCTTTAAATGCAAATAAAAGTCTACTTCAAGTTTTTGATGCTGGTGGTTGGTTAGATATTTTAAGAGCAGATAAAATTGGAGATGAATTTAATATTCAATACACCATTTTAGGTGGTGGAGATGAATATGAAAGAATTGATGAGATAAAAAAAACCAACGCAAGTTTAATTATTCCTATTAATTTTCAGGATGCATATGATGTGAGTAATCCTTTAATAGCAAAACAAATTCCGTTAAGTGATTTACGAAAATGGAATCAAGAACCAACAAACTTAAGTGTTTTGGCTGAAAACGGAATTCATTTTGCGCTAACCACACACAAGTTAAAAAAGATGGAAGATTTCCATAAAAACTTGCTAAAAGCAATTAAGTATGGTTTAGATAAGGAAAAAGCCTTAGAAGCTTTAACAACAATGCCTGCAAAATTATTAGGTAACACTACTATTGGAAACTTAAATGAAGGGAGTTCTGCCAATTTTATCATTACTTCTGGTCCCATTTTTGACAGTAAAACAATTATTTATGAAAATTGGGTTCAGGGACATAAAAATATTGTGAATGATATCAATAGCAAAGACATAACAGGTGTTTATAACGTAAACGTAAATGGAAAATTTTATTCACTTACAATTACTGGTGTTGGAGCGAAACAAATGGGTGTTATAAAAAAGGGTGATGAAAAACTAAAATCTACATTTTCTTATAAAAATGGATGGATTCATATAACCTTTAACGATGATGGTTATACGAGATTGGTTGGTCAAATTATTAATGTGGCTAATGTAATGCAAGGTACGGCTTATGATGAAGCGGGGAATGAATCTAATTGGTCGGCTTCAAAAACATTTAAAAAGACTTCTAAAAAAGCGGTTCTTAAAAAAGACAATGATGATACTTTACAGGTTTTACCTATCAGTTATCCCAATATTGGGTATGGTAATTTTAACCTGCCAAAACAAGAAACTATTGTAATTAAAAATGCTACCGTTTGGACTTCCGAAGATGAAGGTATTTTAGAAAACACAGATATTTTAATTAAAGACGGTAAGATTGCCGAAATTGGTAAAAACTTAAAATATAGAAACGCTAAAGTTATTGACGCAACGGGCAAACATGTAACTGCAGGAATTATAGATGAACATTCTCATATTGCTACATCTGCGGTAAATGAAGCTGGACATAATTCTACTGCAGAAGTTTCTATAGAAGATGTTGTAAACCCTAATGACATCAATATTTATAGAAATTTAGCAGGTGGCGTTACTTCCATTCAAATTTTACATGGTTCTGCAAATCCTATTGGTGGTCGTTCTGCAATCATCAAACTAAAATGGGGAGAAAACGCTGATGGTTTAATTTATAAAGATTCGCCTAAGTTTATAAAATTTGCTTTAGGTGAAAATGTAAAACAATCTAATTGGGGAGCAAATAATAACATTCGTTTTCCACAAACAAGAATGGGAACAGAACAGGTTTTTATCGATTATTTTCAAAGAGCTAAAGAATATGATGCTTTAAAGAAAAGTGGCAAACCATATCGAAAAGATATAGAAATGGAAACTTTAGCTGAAATTCTAAATAAAGAACGTTTTATTTCTTGTCATTCTTATGTACAATCAGAAATTAATATGTTGATGAAAGTTGCTGATAAATTCAATTTTAACATCAACACATTTACACATATTTTAGAAGGCTATAAAGTTGCCGATAAAATGAAAGAGCATGGTGTTGGAGCTTCTACTTTTTCTGACTGGTGGGCATATAAATACGAAGTTTTAGATGCAATACCGTATAATGCTGCAATTTTAGCAAACCAAGGAATTACAGTTGCTATTAATTCTGACGATAGAGAAATGTCTAGAAGACTGAATCAAGAAGCTGCAAAAACCATTAAATATGGCGGCATGTCTGAATTAGAAGCTTGGAAAATGGTAACTATTAATCCTGCAAAATTATTGCATTTAGACAATAGAACAGGTTCTCTTAAAATTGGTAAAGATGGTGATGTAGTTTTATGGAGCCATAACCCGCTATCTATTTATGCCAAAGCAGAAAAAACAATTATTGATGGAACCATTTACTTTGATATCGAAAAAGATTTAGAAAAACGAGAATCTATTAAAAGCGAGAAAAGTAAATTGTTAAAAATGATGCTTTCAGAAAAAATGAAAGGCGGTAAAACAGTGATGCCAACTAAAAAACGCAATCAGAATTTTCACTGTGATACAGAGTAA